One window from the genome of Natronomonas pharaonis DSM 2160 encodes:
- a CDS encoding CPBP family intramembrane glutamic endopeptidase, with the protein MSLHSRVPGPIVAVGVAIGLAAVAYGGGNIVAAGVAFGLASAGIELTLRQSFILSVVVLQLVFFTGISLVYLNYRSLSLSDIGVRVPGLEGWIVLGAGFIGMILLWFVASVASVIISSRFGIEQEQQAIFEMAQQDPFIFLLLGTLSLLIVGPTEELLFRGVIQTRLRETFGVASGLTLATALFALIHIGGFGISASGLLGVSVLFVVGLVLAVAYEYTGNLVVVAVMHGLFNATQATLGYIGVRFGDPEAMVLLAGAVVGAV; encoded by the coding sequence ATGTCGCTTCACTCCCGGGTTCCCGGACCGATTGTCGCTGTCGGCGTCGCTATCGGGCTCGCCGCCGTGGCCTACGGCGGCGGGAACATCGTCGCTGCCGGCGTCGCCTTCGGACTCGCCAGCGCCGGTATCGAGTTGACGCTCAGACAGAGTTTCATTCTCTCGGTCGTCGTCCTGCAACTCGTCTTCTTTACCGGTATCTCGCTCGTCTATCTCAACTACCGGTCGCTGTCGCTTTCGGATATCGGAGTCCGAGTGCCGGGGCTTGAGGGCTGGATAGTACTCGGTGCCGGGTTTATCGGGATGATTCTGCTCTGGTTTGTCGCCTCGGTTGCTTCGGTCATCATCTCCTCGCGGTTCGGCATCGAGCAAGAACAGCAGGCGATATTCGAGATGGCCCAACAGGACCCGTTCATCTTCCTCCTGCTGGGAACGCTGTCGCTGCTCATTGTCGGCCCGACCGAAGAGCTGCTGTTCCGTGGTGTCATCCAGACGCGGCTCAGAGAGACGTTCGGCGTCGCCTCCGGCCTCACGCTCGCGACGGCACTGTTCGCGCTCATTCATATCGGCGGGTTCGGGATTTCGGCGAGCGGCCTGCTGGGTGTGTCCGTGCTGTTTGTCGTCGGATTGGTACTGGCTGTTGCCTACGAATACACTGGCAATCTCGTCGTCGTCGCCGTGATGCACGGCCTCTTCAACGCGACCCAAGCGACGCTCGGCTACATCGGCGTCCGGTTCGGTGACCCGGAAGCGATGGTGTTGCTCGCCGGCGCGGTTGTCGGAGCTGTTTGA
- a CDS encoding Lrp/AsnC family transcriptional regulator has protein sequence MTSSDAPDWDFKERDVLVLRELSRDPQLSSRDLARILEEKYDIDVSHVTVSESIRGMREEGVFREAVIPNEEYFHFALFEFKFNPENFDDGWRDAMEFIRDSPNTLFYFLSDGEYQWKSVMMFSDREAQSQWIHQFYKEHGDIVHNLRNSVVTNVLKFRTDPEVLSSLHEGDE, from the coding sequence ATGACATCAAGCGACGCGCCCGACTGGGATTTCAAGGAGCGGGACGTGCTGGTGCTGCGGGAGCTGTCGCGGGACCCACAGCTCTCCTCGCGTGACCTCGCGCGCATCCTCGAGGAAAAATACGACATCGACGTCTCACATGTCACCGTCTCTGAGTCGATTCGCGGGATGCGAGAGGAGGGTGTCTTCCGCGAGGCCGTTATCCCGAACGAGGAGTATTTCCACTTCGCGCTTTTCGAGTTCAAGTTCAATCCCGAAAACTTCGACGACGGCTGGCGCGATGCCATGGAGTTCATTCGTGACTCGCCGAACACGCTGTTTTACTTCCTCTCGGACGGCGAGTACCAGTGGAAGTCGGTGATGATGTTCTCCGACCGTGAGGCACAGTCCCAGTGGATACACCAGTTCTACAAGGAGCATGGCGACATCGTTCACAACCTCCGCAACTCGGTTGTGACGAACGTCCTGAAGTTCCGGACCGACCCCGAGGTACTTTCGAGCCTCCACGAGGGCGACGAGTAA
- a CDS encoding enoyl-CoA hydratase/isomerase family protein yields MSDPVLVDIEDGIATLTLNRPDNRNALSDGMSRAIVDAVDDIEASDDVRCLVVTGDEGTFCAGGDVNSMVELMSGQRELHEAVDQIQRVTSRAIQRIAEFPLPTIAKVDGVAYGAGANLAIAADITLASERAKISFGFRQVGLAIDTGTSYFLPRQVGLSKAKELVFTGEMLDAEAAEELGLFNHVFEDDFEAEVEAFIEPIASGPTVALQTSKQLIEQGFGSSLKDALDNEASAQAAVFATDDHEEGATAFMEGREPEFEGQ; encoded by the coding sequence ATGAGCGACCCAGTACTGGTCGACATCGAGGATGGCATCGCCACGCTGACGCTGAACCGGCCGGACAACCGCAACGCCCTCTCCGATGGGATGTCGCGGGCTATTGTTGACGCTGTCGATGATATCGAAGCCAGCGACGATGTCCGGTGTCTCGTCGTCACCGGCGACGAGGGGACGTTCTGTGCCGGCGGCGATGTTAACTCGATGGTTGAGCTGATGAGTGGCCAGCGAGAGCTTCATGAAGCCGTCGACCAGATTCAGCGGGTCACGAGCCGCGCCATCCAGCGCATTGCGGAGTTCCCGCTACCGACGATTGCGAAAGTCGATGGCGTCGCCTATGGGGCCGGGGCAAACCTCGCTATCGCCGCCGACATCACGCTCGCCTCCGAGCGGGCGAAAATTAGCTTCGGGTTCCGTCAGGTCGGCCTCGCCATCGATACCGGGACCTCGTACTTCCTGCCGCGGCAGGTCGGCCTCAGTAAGGCTAAAGAACTCGTCTTCACCGGCGAGATGCTCGACGCCGAAGCCGCCGAAGAGCTCGGCCTGTTCAACCATGTCTTCGAAGACGACTTCGAGGCTGAAGTCGAGGCGTTCATCGAGCCGATAGCGAGTGGCCCGACCGTGGCGCTGCAGACATCGAAACAGCTCATCGAGCAGGGCTTCGGTAGCTCGCTGAAAGACGCTCTCGACAACGAGGCGTCGGCGCAGGCGGCCGTCTTCGCGACTGACGACCACGAGGAAGGTGCAACAGCGTTTATGGAAGGCCGGGAACCGGAGTTTGAAGGTCAGTAG